GGTTACCTGTATAGTGGCCTTTCCTTGCTCCATCAAAATATAGTAAGAAACGATAACCTCCTTAACCTGCAAAAACAGTTTTAAATTATGTTGGTGGCACATGCTAGGCAAGTTAAATTTTCAAGGACTTGTGATGGTTCCATACTTCTTGCTGGATCACATCATCACACAAGTGAAGAAGTGTTCCTTTCCCACTATCAAGTTGCTTATCATACATTGACTTTGTAATCAAATTTTGGTATGTGACCATATTTGCTTGGAATCTGTTTGGAAAGAGATAGATTCATTGTATATCAGTGTAGTACTAGGAAATTGACCAAGTTGGTAAAATGTACTATTCCTTCAGAACCTTCAAGTGATACTTAGAGTGTCATATGAGCAAAAGAATGCTTTATTATGAGGTATAAATTAAATAACTTACGTGAAGTAGATCTTTGCACAGTATCCAATCAGACCAGATAAGATAGCTGTAACAAACCATATGTCAGCCTTTGGCATTTCAAGAGAACTTATTAGAGTGACCTGAAAGGAAACCACTATTCAGATGGTTGAAGATAAATAAGTAGTATGCCTGTTTAATACCAAAAGCATAAGAGACGACATACCAATCCAATCACGGCAGATATTAGAAATGTAACCCAGTCCATTGGTGTTAAACTAGGGTTTTTCTTCTCTGGCTGCAACACAAATACTGATGTAAGGTACTCTAGGAGAACAAACAGAACATGCCCAGATTTAGTGACAGAAATTGCACTTCCTGTAACATATATATTACCAGGACTAGCTCCATATCGGCCATTGGAATGTGCTTGAAGTGCTTTACATATATCCCACGATCTGGTTTACTTTCTGTGCTAGCCTTCCTGTAATGTTAGAATCAGAAAAAGCTACTATGTAGGTGTGTAACATCTAAATATAAGAAATTACTTCAAGATTTAAGAAAACTAATGGAAAAAATGAGTACAGGAATACATACCTATACACCACGATCATCCTTTCAAATGTAGGCTCTTGAATGGTCATTTTTCTTAACAGATTCTTTATGCTGCCATAAAAATGATATATAACACATTAGAAAATAAGTTCAACTTTAGTTTATCAAAATTTCTGTGAAACAAGCCTTAATCAACCTTAGCTCCATTTTCTCTAGACGAACACGCTCAACATAGAGATCTGGTTCTTCTGCATCTTCATTAATTTCATCACTCTTCTTTTTGTCTTTATTTGACGGTACTTGTCTCTTCGAGAATAATCTATCAATCCTGATATGAAAGCATTGCATGGATAATTGGATATGATGCTTTATCAAAGGAAACCCATTCAGTTCAGCAAAAGTGAAAACAGTTGACTTTGAGACGTGATACCTTGTTACCCTGAGCAATGACCTCCATGCTCGAGATATGATGACATCCAGTTTCTCCATGAAGAAGTAGTCAGTTGTCCGATCAATTCCAATACCCCGACGGAAGACAATATACTGCAAATAGGTGGTTGATTATGAAATATCTATAAATTATTACGCAGggctaacaaaagaaaaaaaaacagtggcATGCTAACTAACTTGAATGTCCTCTTGAGCAATGGTACCAAAGAAAGACTAGTTATGAAATAAATACAACAAATATACTAGTTTCTCCGATTTTCATTCGCTCCTGTCTTTTACATGCAGCACTCAATTTATGAATCATCAGCATGGACCAAGTAATTGTACAGTTTGCGAAGGAAAGATGACTCGTAGAGTGAActacaagaaacaaaaaagtaCCTTATCAGCGAATGCTGGTA
This genomic window from Setaria viridis chromosome 8, Setaria_viridis_v4.0, whole genome shotgun sequence contains:
- the LOC117833642 gene encoding uncharacterized protein, giving the protein MEEAEAGDDGRPATASAAAMEAKGKAKRDGVVKEVIRLERESVIPILKPKLVMKLAYLIERDNDRAEFMKLCKRVEYTIRAWYLLQFDDLMQLYALFDPVNGEKSLEQQGMTSNELDTLELNFLTYIFQIMEKSNFKLLSDEEYEVAQSGQYLLNLPIKVDESRVDSKLLTRYFKDHPHDNLPAFADKYIVFRRGIGIDRTTDYFFMEKLDVIISRAWRSLLRVTRIDRLFSKRQVPSNKDKKKSDEINEDAEEPDLYVERVRLEKMELSIKNLLRKMTIQEPTFERMIVVYRKASTESKPDRGIYVKHFKHIPMADMELVLPEKKNPSLTPMDWVTFLISAVIGLVTLISSLEMPKADIWFVTAILSGLIGYCAKIYFTFQANMVTYQNLITKSMYDKQLDSGKGTLLHLCDDVIQQEVKEVIVSYYILMEQGKATIQDLDLRCEQLIKEEFGVECNFDVVDAVKKLEKLGIVSRDSIGRILCVPLKRANEIIGTTTEEMVIRAQQAPAAS